The following proteins are encoded in a genomic region of Arachis stenosperma cultivar V10309 chromosome 4, arast.V10309.gnm1.PFL2, whole genome shotgun sequence:
- the LOC130975919 gene encoding F-box/kelch-repeat protein At3g23880-like: protein MKQSSMEKKKLKSFNDLLSPELIRAILLRVPIKHLACIRCVSKLWNTLISDPNFAKSHLDLSLAPSHTCLFLQDNSHAYSVDLDALLQDDNDGVDAIALSLPFMKKPPSDFHLLGSCRGFVLLHREPQFLILWNPLTDSCKRISYSHMVNAATNGRVYDRLVKVFCFLHDALLYGFGYDASQDDYVVVVAYKGKDGENHFDMCYLRSNSWISLDAALPKSSSWDNWKPKGLFCNGAIHWSTYEYCIDILIFDLKKRSFSTICGQHLFKPRLVLLGGCLAFYLYGENTAGENTTEVWVMKEYKVESSWTVYEIPLELFKPLCLSANGDIIGRCYPSDGEVGFYIYNVRGELLKHVQYLYGEPSNHIRSIVHVDCLMAVPSNIKKKKRKKGYQVHHQV from the exons ATGAAGCAGTCGAgcatggagaagaagaagctcaagagcttcaACGATCTCCTTTCTCCGGAGCTGATACGAGCAATCTTACTGAGGGTTCCCATCAAACACCTTGCGTGCATCAGGTGCGTTTCCAAGCTATGGAATACTCTCATTTCCGATCCCAATTTCGCAAAATCCCATCTTGACCTCTCTCTCGCACCCTCTCATACATGCCTCTTCCTCCAAGACAATTCTCACGCTTATTCAGTTGACCTCGATGCACTGCTTCAAGATGATAATGATGGCGTTGATGCAATAGCCCTCTCTCTTCCTTTCATGAAGAAGCCACCTTCTGATTTCCATCTTCTTGGTTCCTGCAGAGGATTCGTACTCTTACACCGCGAACCACAGTTTCTTATCTTATGGAATCCACTCACTGATTCCTGCAAAAGAATCTCATACTCTCATATGGTTAATGCCGCAACAAATGGTAGAGTTTATGATCGTCTTGTTAAGGTCTTCTGCTTTCTCCATGATGCGCTTCTATATGGCTTTGGGTACGATGCGTCACAAGATGATTATGTAGTAGTTGTAGCCTATAAGGGTAAAGATGGCGAAAACCATTTTGATATGTGTTATTTGAGAAGCAATTCATGGATTAGTCTTGATGCTGCACTTCCCAAATCATCGTCCTGGGATAATTGGAAACCTAAGGGGTTGTTCTGTAACGGGGCTATTCATTGGTCTACTTATGAGTACTGTATTGACATTCTTATCTTTGATCTGAAGAAAAGAAGTTTCTCCACGATATGCGGGCAACACCTATTTAAACCCCGTCTCGTCCTGCTAGGAGGATGCCTAGCCTTCTATTTGTATGGAGAGAATACAGCAGGAGAGAATACAACTGAGGTATGGGTGATGAAAGAATATAAAGTGGAGTCGTCTTGGACTGTCTATGAGATTCCTCTTGAACTCTTTAAGCCTCTGTGCTTATCTGCTAATGGGGATATTATTGGAAGATGTTATCCTTCAGATGGTGAAGTAGGgttctatatatataatgtcAGAGGAGAGCTGCTCAAACATGTTCAATATCTTTATGGTGAGCCTTCCAACCACATAAGGTCCATTGTACATGTGGACTGTCTCATGGCAGTCCCTAGCaacatcaagaagaagaagaggaaaaagg GCTATCAAGTTCACCATCAAGTTTAG
- the LOC130973682 gene encoding F-box protein CPR1-like — MEENKQKSIHDILPLDLIHIILLRIPVKHLGRLRCVSKLWHSLISDPDFAESHLHLSLAPTHACIYRKVSSESYLVHLEEVFNGDNYQVKEVSFPFKKQPPSKFRVMGSCRGFVLVHQEPHFFVVWNPLTGFSKRVSYSWLNILHRSKGRYFYFPGNAILYGFGYDATRDDYLVVVAWKDSNCQLLDCLSLRTNSWINLDAALPKRFGFCLWESEGLFLNGSIHWLPYSLKHYSEGLLIFDLKERSFSKMSLPEQLIMGGPATFVILGGCLALYFQDYVEGNTHIWVMKEYRVHSSWTLYVIPCLEFEPLCLSNGSDIIALDSILAGPLKFAKYNIRGELLQHFTCPAHLPHDIYKYGSYLVYTESLLLLPSDSKHKDKKNNNVI, encoded by the coding sequence ATGGAGGAGAACAAGCAGAAAAGCATTCACGACATCCTCCCTCTTGACCTGATTCACATAATCTTACTGAGGATTCCGGTCAAACACCTTGGTCGCCTCAGGTGCGTTTCGAAGCTTTGGCACTCTCTCATTTCCGATCCAGACTTCGCGGAATCGCATCTTCACCTCTCTCTCGCACCCACCCATGCGTGCATCTACAGAAAAGTCTCCTCGGAATCTTACCTTGTTCACCTTGAAGAAGTATTTAATGGCGACAATTACCAAGTAAAAGAGGTATCTTTCCCTTTCAAAAAGCAGCCACCTTCTAAGTTTCGTGTAATGGGATCCTGCAGAGGGTTTGTTCTCGTACACCAAGAGCCACACTTTTTTGTAGTATGGAATCCACTCACCGGATTCAGCAAAAGAGTATCTTACTCTTGGTTAAATATTCTTCATCGTAGTAAGGGCAGGTACTTTTATTTTCCCGGTAATGCGATTCTGTATGGATTTGGTTACGATGCGACACGGGATGACTACTTAGTTGTTGTAGCTTGGAAGGATAGTAACTGCCAACTCTTAGATTGCTTGTCCTTGAGAACCAATTCATGGATTAATCTTGATGCTGCACTCCCCAAACGATTCGGTTTTTGTTTGTGGGAATCTGAGGGGTTGTTCTTGAATGGCTCTATTCATTGGTTGCCTTACTCTCTCAAACATTATAGTGAAGGTCTTCTTATATTTGATTTGAAGGAAAGAAGTTTCTCAAAGATGTCTTTGCCTGAACAACTCATAATGGGTGGTCCTGCCACATTTGTCATACTAGGAGGGTGCCTAGCCTTGTATTTTCAGGACTATGTTGAAGGTAACACACACATATGGGTGATGAAAGAATACAGAGTGCACTCATCTTGGACTTTGTATGTGATTCCTTGTTTAGAGTTTGAGCCTCTATGCTTATCCAATGGTAGTGACATTATTgcactagattctattcttgcTGGACCATTAAAGTTTGCCAAATATAATATCAGAGGAGAGCTACTCCAACATTTTACATGTCCTGCTCATCTTCCACACGATATTTACAAATATGGAAGTTACCTTGTATATACAGAGAGTCTCTTGCTGCTCCCTAGTGATAGTAAGCATAAGGATAAGAAGAACAATAATGTTATTTAA
- the LOC130976171 gene encoding F-box protein CPR1-like — protein MEKKQKSIHDILPHDLIHTIFLRVPAKHLVRLRCVSKLWYSLIFDPHFAELHFQYSPAATNAFIFTINYTESYWALFIDDNNASRIKVVNPPFKNKNLVCDFKVLGSCRGYVLLHGNLNFLVVWNPLTGSNKRLSYSHIVSRRKHKGVSLPKKFHLYGFGYDVSQDEYLVILAWQDKDDHYHFDCFSLRTNSWINLDAAFPKSLGLMEWQPHGLLLNGAIHWLPLSLKAYRDAILIFDLKERAFSMISAPEQLVMSACSYPRLALLGGCLALYYPNKYYPNNDSYCWNTHIWVMKEYKVHSSWTLYQIPCGNFQPLCLSSNGDIIGTASIFSRKVGCFIYNVRRDLLEHIKKLPFQFPFRETVTVYTESLLPLPTDIKDTDNRPSDSERCQTRKEN, from the exons ATGGAGAAGAAGCAGAAAAGCATTCACGACATCCTCCCTCATGACCTGATTCACACAATCTTTCTGAGAGTGCCGGCCAAACATCTCGTTCGCCTCAGGTGCGTTTCGAAGCTCTGGTATTCTCTTATTTTCGATCCACACTTTGCGGAATTGCATTTTCAGTACTCTCCCGCAGCTACCAACGCATTCATCTTCACAATAAACTACACTGAGTCTTACTGGGCACTATTTATTGACGACAATAATGCTTCACGCATAAAAGTGGTGAATCCCCCTTTCAAGAATAAAAACTTAGTTTGTGATTTTAAGGTCCTGGGATCTTGCAGAGGCTATGTTCTCTTACATGGAAACCTAAATTTTCTTGTGGTATGGAACCCACTGACTGGATCCAATAAAAGACTATCCTACTCTCATATTGTTTCTCGTCGTAAGCACAAGGGCGTTAGCCTTCCCAAGAAGTTCCATCTCTATGGATTTGGTTATGATGTTTCACAGGATGAGTACTTAGTTATTTTAGCTTGGCAGGATAAGGATGACCATTATCACTTTGATTGCTTTTCCTTGAGAACCAATTCATGGATTAATCTTGATGCTGCATTCCCCAAATCATTGGGTCTTATGGAGTGGCAACCTCATGGGTTGCTCTTGAATGGTGCTATTCATTGGCTGCCTTTGTCTCTTAAAGCTTACAGGGATGCTATTCTTATCTTTGATCTGAAAGAGAGGGCTTTCTCAATGATATCTGCCCCGGAACAACTTGTAATGAGTGCATGCTCCTATCCACGTCTCGCCTTACTAGGAGGCTGCCTAGCCCTGTATTATCCCAATAAGTATTATCCCAATAATGATAGCTACTGCTGGAACACTCACATATGGGTGATGAAAGAATATAAAGTGCATTCATCTTGGACTCTCTATCAGATTCCTTGTGGAAACTTCCAGCCTTTGTGTTTATCCAGTAATGGTGATATTATTGGAACAGCTTCTATTTTCTCTCGTAAAGTAGGGTGCTTCATATATAATGTCAGAAGAGACCTCCTCGAGCATATTAAAAAACTTCCTTTTCAGTTTCCCTTCCGTGAAACCGTTACTGTATATACAGAGAGTCTCTTGCCACTCCCTACTGACATTAAGGATACGGATAATCG GCCATCAGATTCAGAAAGATGCCAAACAAGGAAAGAGAATTAG
- the LOC130977161 gene encoding probable disease resistance RPP8-like protein 2, with product MADHDAESSSSHFIYDVFLSFRGFTRYGFTDRLYHALCERGITTFRDDENLRVGDRIRDTLLEAIERSRMSIAVLCKDYASSTWCLDELVQIMKCWNNGKHQPVLPIFYLVEPSDVRHQRNQYEKDMMKHEDRYGKDSHDIKAWRSALREVADLSGVTCTVKSYEGEIIKKIVQEVSEKLPPEPLYIKHPIGFDSHFEAVESLWNIESDNTISLLVIYGDGNKTTFVGELFNKFRHQFEAASFLDKVSEKSARSGLENLQKILVYEMGAHKRPTRGSTLTGSSDIKQSLRGKRVLLVLDDVATTEQLHSLVGRSDWFHPGSRIVITTRDVSFLNNQVLDGFKIEKYCINEGEFEGMGGARSNQKQDKVVEEDMVGFVNIFNCIIEQLKENKSYLNVISVIGMGGLGKTTLVKNIYNNNEVKKLFSYCVWVTVSKDYKAKELFQSLLQGFGFSEPNIDEDYQKSILQNFLEKKYLIVLDDIWKPEVWDEIKCLFPDNKNGSAIVITSRNDGVANYTGSKSYYPPLLDEDESWKLFCKKVFKERKCPSVLEHMGRLMVEKCRGLPLAIVTLAGVVAKKRRETVEWRRIVRNVLWYVDKDDGRVTNVLKLSYDSLPQRLKSCFLFLGVYPEDYKINVKRLKLLWIAEGLIQPPKIGISDGPEVEDIAEEYLNELVERSLVMVVERRSEGGVKSCWIHDLLLDLCISESRADKEIEICTEKNISSLGNAKSCRLSLRGNYMVSLKQSDHFRIHSLICNFGWIHDISLPSFPLARIVDLGYGTLHSSMARDLEMFIYLRYLRLSKSYYQSDEVVPICSLPNLETLIIENIALYGHEDDYSKTTYTLPHEIWRLKKLRHLEGRLCMTSNTIPTDIPGEDCLPNLQTLQVVTLEEGLTVSSIVNGRFPKLRKLGLRWNSESKYTEHQLLQGLHHLENLEKLKLVDFEELPLKACEFPSSIAKINLMLSDEELPWFGEFNYSCLNTLGDLISLRVLKVTMQGLSSGDSLRLAAGSFRNLEVLHLAEKNFKEWILEKGAMPSLQHLIIEFCNLDELPEQLWSLTNLQVVHVVAPKPALRNSLERVKPKNGCKLIIETLDQYLGSLTKRSYQVPPSSPETPTSN from the exons ATGGCAGATCATGATGCAGAATCTTCCTCCTCACATTTCATATATGATGTTTTTTTGAGCTTTAGAGGCTTCACCCGATACGGATTCACGGATCGCCTCTATCATGCTTTGTGTGAGAGAGGAATCACCACCTTCAGAGATGATGAGAACCTCAGAGTTGGTGATAGAATCAGAGATACTCTTCTTGAAGCCATTGAAAGATCCAG GATGTCTATTGCTGTGCTGTGTAAGGACTATGCTTCTTCCACATGGTGTTTGGATGAACTAGTACAGATCATGAAGTGCTGGAATAATGGAAAACATCAACCAGTTTTACCAATCTTTTATCTAGTGGAACCATCAGATGTGAGGCACCAGAGGAACCAATATGAAAAAGACATGATGAAGCATGAAGACAGATATGGCAAAGACTCCCATGATATAAAAGCATGGAGGTCGGCTTTGCGTGAAGTGGCCGATCTAAGTGGAGTGACTTGTACAGTGAAGAG CTATGAAGGAGAGATTATCAAGAAAATTGTTCAAGAGGTCTCGGAAAAGCTTCCTCCTGAACCACTATACATTAAGCATCCAATTGGCTTTGATTCTCACTTTGAAGCAGTGGAATCACTTTGGAATATTGAATCCGACAATACCATTAGCCTGCTGGTCATTTATGGAGATGGTAACAAGACCACATTTGTTGGAGAGTTGTTTAACAAGTTCAGGCATCAATTTGAAGCTGCAAGTTTTCTTGACAAAGTGTCTGAAAAATCAGCAAGAAGCGGCCTCGAAAATCTCCAAAAGATACTTGTGTATGAGATGGGTGCGCATAAAAGACCTACGCGGGGAAGCACATTAACAGGATCTTCTGATATAAAACAAAGTCTCCGCGGTAAAAGAGTCCTTCTGGTTCTTGATGATGTTGCTACTACAGAACAGTTGCACTCATTGGTAGGAAGAAGTGATTGGTTTCATCCTGGAAGCAGAATTGTTATAACAACAAGAGATGTCAGTTTCCTAAATAATCAAGTGTTAGATGGATTCAAGATTGAGAAATATTGCATTAACGAAGGTGAATTTGAAGGAATGGGAGGTGCTAGATCCAATCAGAAGCAAGATAAGGTCGTTGAGGAAGATATGGTGGGCTTTGTAAATATCTTTAATTGTATAATTGAGCAGTTGAAGGAAAATAAGTCATATCTTAATGTTATCTCCGTGATAGGCATGGGAGGTTTGGGTAAGACTACCcttgttaaaaatatttacaacaACAATGAGGTGAAGAAGTTGTTCTCTTATTGTGTCTGGGTTACTGTTTCTAAGGACTACAAAGCCAAGGAGCTTTTTCAAAGCCTTCTACAAGGTTTTGGGTTTTCCGAGCCTAATATAGACGAAGACTATCAAAAGAGCATTCTCCAAAACTTCTTAGAGAAGAAGTATTTGATAGTACTTGACGACATATGGAAGCCTGAAGTTTGGGATGAAATAAAATGCTTATTTCCGGATAACAAAAATGGTAGTGCAATAGTGATAACTAGCCGGAATGATGGCGTGGCAAACTATACAGGATCAAAGTCCTACTACCCTCCATTGCTAGATGAAGATGAAAGTTGGAAATTATTCTGCAAGAAGGTGTTTAAGGAAAGGAAGTGTCCTTCTGTTTTAGAACATATGGGTAGATTAATGGTCGAAAAGTGTCGAGGTTTACCGCTTGCTATTGTAACCTTAGCAGGAGTTGTTGCTAAGAAGAGGAGAGAAACAGTTGAGTGGAGAAGAATCGTGCGCAACGTTCTTTGGTACGTTGACAAAGATGATGGCAGAGTAACAAATGTGTTAAAGCTCAGTTATGACAGTTTACCTCAAAGATTGAAgtcttgttttctatttttgggGGTGTATCCCGAAGATTATAAAATTAATGTGAAACGATTGAAACTGTTATGGATTGCTGAAGGATTAATACAACCGCCAAAAATAGGAATATCAGATGGTCCAGAAGTAGAAGATATTGCTGAAGAGTACTTGAATGAGTTGGTGGAACGTAGCTTGGTGATGGTGGTAGAAAGAAGGAGTGAGGGAGGGGTCAAAAGCTGCTGGATTCATGACCTTCTCCTTGATCTTTGCATATCAGAGAGTAGAGCTGATAAAGAAATAGAGATCTGCACGGAGAAGAACATTAGTTCCTTGGGCAATGCTAAATCTTGTAGATTGTCTCTTCGAGGCAATTATATGGTTTCACTTAAGCAGTCCGATCACTTCAGAATCCATTCTTTAATCTGCAACTTTGGATGGATACATGACATAAGTCTACCGAGTTTCCCTTTAGCTCGCATTGTGGACCTTGGATATGGTACTCTTCATTCATCAATGGCCCGGGATTTGGAGATGTTTATCTATTTAAGATACTTGAGACTAAGCAAGAGTTACTACCAATCAGACGAGGTTGTTCCAATCTGCTCCCTTCCAAATCTAGAAACTCtaattattgaaaatattgcTCTATATGGTCATGAAGATGACTATAGTAAGACTACTTATACTCTCCCACATGAAATATGGAGGCTCAAGAAACTGAGACATCTTGAAGGGAGGCTATGCATGACGAGTAACACGATTCCAACGGACATCCCCGGAGAAGACTGTTTGCCGAATCTCCAAACCCTCCAAGTTGTCACTCTTGAAGAAGGATTGACAGTATCCTCCATTGTTAATGGGAGATTCCCCAAGCTTAGAAAATTGGGTTTGCGGTGGAATAGcgaaagtaaatatacagagcaTCAATTATTACAAGGCTTGCATCACCTGGAAAATCTAGAAAAACTAAAACTGGTGGACTTTGAGGAATTACCATTAAAAGCCTGTGAATTTCCTTCCAGTATTGCCAAGATAAACTTAATGTTATCAGATGAGGAGCTTCCATGGTTTGGGGAATTCAACTACAGTTGCTTGAATACTCTGGGAGACCTCATCAGCCTCCGTGTTCTGAAAGTAACCATGCAAGGTTTGAGCAGTGGTGACTCTCTTCGCCTTGCTGCTGGAAGCTTCCGAAATCTTGAAGTGCTTCATTTGGCAGAGAAGAATTTCAAAGAATGGATATTAGAGAAAGGTGCAATGCCATCTCTCCAGCATCTGATCATCGAATTCTGCAACTTGGATGAGCTTCCAGAGCAACTGTGGTCCTTGACTAACTTGCAAGTTGTGCATGTTGTTGCCCCAAAGCCAGCATTGAGAAATAGCCTCGAACGTGTTAAGCCTAAGAATGGTTGTAAGCTCATCATAGAAACACTCGACCAGTATCTTGG AAGCTTAACTAAACGAAGCTATCAAGTCCCACCATCAAGCCCAGAAACTCCCACATCCAACTGA